One Edaphobacter flagellatus genomic region harbors:
- the mtnA gene encoding S-methyl-5-thioribose-1-phosphate isomerase, translated as MIPTLEWLPNGVNFLDQTKLPLEETYVLATDYQQVATVIRDMIVRGAPAIGVSAAMGVALGVSQSKATDISNLNEEVALISKTLAETRPTAVNLFWAIERMRNKYSALATAGASIPEIKAALIKEAQQMYDEDIAACKQMGAHGAALLPQEGTVLTHCNAGALATCGYGTALGVIRAAVERGHKIDVYADETRPYLQGARLTAWELLHDNIPTTVLCDNMAGSLMRQGKIQAVIVGADRIAANGDTANKIGTYSVAVLAKEHSIPFYVAAPLSTIDVATVHGDEIPIEQRSATEVTHSNGKQMTPNGAAIQNPAFDVTPAKYITAIITEHGVLRAPYEQSIREMFETAKPELTTA; from the coding sequence ATGATTCCCACCCTAGAATGGCTCCCGAACGGCGTTAACTTCCTCGATCAAACCAAGCTTCCCTTAGAGGAAACCTACGTCCTCGCCACCGACTACCAGCAGGTTGCAACCGTCATCCGCGACATGATCGTTCGCGGCGCGCCTGCCATCGGCGTCTCGGCAGCGATGGGCGTTGCCCTCGGCGTCAGCCAGTCGAAGGCCACCGATATCTCCAACCTCAACGAAGAGGTTGCGCTCATCTCGAAGACCCTCGCCGAGACGCGGCCCACCGCCGTCAACCTCTTCTGGGCCATCGAGCGCATGCGCAACAAGTACAGCGCGCTCGCCACGGCAGGAGCTTCCATCCCGGAGATCAAAGCAGCCCTCATTAAGGAAGCGCAGCAGATGTACGACGAGGACATCGCCGCCTGCAAGCAAATGGGAGCACATGGAGCAGCCCTTCTTCCGCAGGAAGGGACCGTCCTCACCCACTGCAACGCCGGCGCTCTCGCCACCTGCGGTTACGGTACGGCGCTCGGCGTCATCCGCGCTGCTGTCGAGCGTGGCCACAAGATCGACGTCTACGCCGACGAGACGCGACCCTACCTGCAGGGAGCACGTCTTACTGCATGGGAGCTGCTGCATGACAACATTCCCACCACCGTTCTGTGCGACAACATGGCCGGTTCGCTGATGCGCCAGGGCAAGATCCAGGCCGTCATCGTCGGCGCCGACCGTATCGCCGCCAACGGCGACACCGCCAACAAGATCGGCACCTACTCCGTCGCCGTTCTTGCCAAGGAGCATAGCATTCCGTTCTACGTTGCCGCTCCTCTCTCCACCATCGATGTCGCCACGGTGCATGGCGATGAGATCCCAATCGAGCAGCGCTCGGCCACCGAGGTCACGCACTCGAACGGCAAGCAGATGACACCCAACGGAGCCGCCATCCAAAACCCGGCCTTCGACGTCACGCCAGCCAAATACATCACCGCCATCATCACGGAGCACGGCGTGCTGCGCGCTCCCTATGAGCAGTCGATCCGCGAGATGTTCGAGACGGCGAAGCCGGAGCTGACAACGGCTTAG
- a CDS encoding permease, whose product MVPRILNPRNRSLLRGALLVLFSLGVAMRLSDFPNNRANPYLVLPVLATIAGTIDHLRCMKTRWSWYHGGVVLLVYMDLMAISMILFFLLYPYALWLTAH is encoded by the coding sequence GTGGTTCCCCGCATCCTCAACCCGCGCAACCGGTCTCTTCTGCGGGGAGCCCTGTTGGTACTTTTCAGTCTGGGAGTCGCCATGCGACTCTCCGACTTTCCCAACAACCGGGCAAATCCCTATCTGGTTCTGCCTGTGCTGGCGACCATCGCCGGAACTATCGACCATCTTCGCTGCATGAAGACCCGCTGGAGCTGGTATCACGGCGGCGTCGTCCTGCTGGTTTATATGGATCTGATGGCCATCAGCATGATCCTGTTTTTCCTGCTGTACCCTTACGCGCTGTGGTTGACAGCGCACTAG
- a CDS encoding DoxX family protein gives MTVDIQTGSPSKARLYTGYALTTLSILFFLMDAGFKFTTNPQVVEAQKQLQFPMQLTPALGVIALVCIALYAIPATTVLGAVLLTGYLGGAIAIHWRVGNPLFSHILFPIYVALFIWGGIWLRDANLRSLFPIVKGPSQPPAAKGALYTGYVLTALSALLMLFTALMKFIYVPPAGSPPPLFPPEHVHALGILEIFCVLIYLFPSTSFLGNVLLTGYLGGATAICLRGGQPVSTSLVTVYIGIVLWAGLWLRNLRVRALLPIRK, from the coding sequence ATGACGGTCGACATCCAGACAGGCTCTCCATCGAAAGCCCGCCTCTACACCGGCTACGCCCTCACCACGCTCTCCATCCTCTTCTTCCTGATGGACGCCGGATTCAAGTTCACCACCAATCCGCAGGTCGTTGAGGCACAGAAGCAGCTTCAATTTCCCATGCAGCTCACACCCGCACTCGGTGTGATCGCTCTCGTCTGCATCGCGCTCTATGCTATCCCTGCCACAACCGTCCTCGGAGCCGTGCTCCTCACCGGCTATCTCGGCGGAGCGATCGCGATTCATTGGCGCGTCGGCAACCCGCTCTTCTCCCACATCCTTTTTCCCATCTATGTCGCTCTCTTCATCTGGGGAGGCATCTGGCTCCGCGACGCCAACCTCCGCAGCCTCTTTCCCATCGTTAAGGGGCCATCGCAGCCACCGGCGGCAAAGGGAGCGCTCTACACCGGCTACGTTCTCACCGCGCTCTCCGCACTCCTCATGCTCTTCACCGCCCTCATGAAGTTCATCTACGTTCCGCCCGCAGGCTCACCTCCGCCCCTTTTCCCACCCGAGCACGTACACGCTCTCGGCATCCTTGAGATTTTCTGCGTCCTGATTTATCTCTTCCCTTCCACCTCGTTCCTCGGCAATGTTCTTCTCACCGGCTATCTCGGTGGAGCGACCGCTATCTGCCTGCGTGGAGGCCAACCCGTCTCCACCAGCCTCGTTACCGTCTACATCGGCATCGTCCTCTGGGCTGGCCTCTGGTTGCGCAACCTCCGCGTCCGCGCACTGCTTCCTATCCGCAAATAA
- a CDS encoding RNA polymerase sigma factor — MLSSFVMPQAADSQPTQEIHRSIDAIWRIESPRLIAALTRIVRDVGLAEDLAQDALVVALERWPQAGIPDNPGAWLMATAKHRAIDNLRRNKLLDRKHEQLGYELTGTRQLTPDDINDAIDSPVADDLLRLIFISCHPILSAESRVALTLRLLGGLTTDEIARAFLLSEPTVAQRIVRAKRTLSDAKIPFEVPRGDEFTARLASVLQVIYLVFNEGYAATAGDDWTRPALCEDALRLGRILAELTPDEPEVHGLVSLMEIQASRLHARISPTGEPILLLNQDRTRWDQLLIGRGLAALTAAENLLASSNTQPGPYVLQAAIAACHARAATAEDTDWTRISQIYLQLNFTAPSPIIELNRAVAISMAEGPAAGLAIVDTLTGIPSLKGYHLLPSVRGDLLFKLNRFDEARAEFERAASLTRNAREQALLLDRAKACVSTKA, encoded by the coding sequence ATGCTCTCATCATTCGTGATGCCGCAAGCCGCCGACAGCCAACCGACGCAGGAGATTCATCGCTCTATCGACGCCATCTGGCGCATCGAATCCCCGCGTCTCATCGCCGCGCTCACCCGCATCGTCCGCGACGTCGGCCTAGCCGAAGATCTCGCCCAGGACGCCCTCGTCGTCGCACTCGAGCGCTGGCCCCAGGCCGGCATTCCCGACAACCCCGGCGCCTGGCTCATGGCCACTGCCAAGCACCGCGCCATCGACAACCTGCGCCGCAACAAGCTCCTCGACCGTAAACACGAGCAGCTCGGCTACGAGCTCACCGGAACCCGACAGCTCACCCCCGACGACATCAACGACGCCATCGACTCCCCCGTCGCCGACGATCTTCTCCGCCTCATCTTCATCTCCTGCCACCCCATCCTCTCGGCCGAATCGCGCGTCGCCCTCACGCTGCGCCTTCTCGGCGGCCTCACTACCGACGAGATCGCCCGCGCTTTTCTCCTCTCCGAACCCACCGTCGCCCAGCGCATCGTCCGCGCCAAACGCACCTTGAGCGACGCAAAGATTCCCTTCGAAGTCCCTCGCGGCGACGAGTTCACCGCGCGCCTCGCCTCCGTCCTCCAGGTCATCTACCTCGTCTTCAACGAAGGCTACGCCGCCACCGCAGGCGACGACTGGACACGCCCCGCACTCTGCGAAGACGCACTCCGCCTCGGCCGCATCCTTGCCGAGCTCACCCCCGACGAACCCGAAGTCCACGGTCTCGTCTCTCTCATGGAGATTCAGGCCTCGCGCCTTCACGCGCGCATCAGCCCCACCGGCGAGCCCATCCTCCTCCTCAACCAGGACCGCACACGCTGGGACCAGCTCCTCATCGGCCGCGGCCTCGCCGCACTCACCGCTGCGGAAAATCTCCTCGCATCATCCAACACCCAGCCCGGTCCCTACGTCCTGCAGGCCGCAATCGCCGCCTGCCACGCACGCGCCGCCACTGCCGAAGACACCGACTGGACGCGCATCTCCCAGATCTACCTGCAGCTCAACTTCACAGCACCGTCGCCCATCATCGAGCTCAACCGCGCTGTCGCCATCTCGATGGCCGAAGGGCCCGCCGCCGGACTCGCCATCGTCGACACCCTGACAGGAATACCCTCACTCAAGGGCTACCACCTGCTGCCCAGTGTCCGCGGCGACCTCCTCTTCAAGCTCAACCGATTCGACGAAGCTCGCGCCGAGTTCGAGCGCGCCGCCTCCCTCACCCGCAACGCACGTGAACAAGCCCTGCTCCTCGACCGCGCCAAAGCCTGCGTTTCAACTAAAGCCTGA
- a CDS encoding VOC family protein translates to MTYVNYSGNCAEAFRYYEKHLGGKLVFMMTHGESPVPQPDLGTDWKDAVLHARIDIGGTPLLGADIPKAEPMRSAYLTLNVDSNEEAERIYAALSEGGEIFMPIQETFFAFRFAMVRDKFGASWMILRERPPQ, encoded by the coding sequence ATGACCTATGTCAATTACTCCGGCAACTGCGCGGAGGCGTTTCGTTATTACGAGAAGCATTTGGGCGGGAAGCTGGTCTTCATGATGACGCATGGCGAGTCGCCGGTTCCGCAGCCGGATCTTGGAACGGACTGGAAGGATGCGGTGCTTCATGCGCGGATCGATATTGGGGGGACTCCGCTGCTGGGTGCGGATATCCCAAAGGCCGAGCCGATGCGGAGTGCTTATCTGACACTGAATGTCGACAGCAATGAGGAGGCGGAGCGTATCTACGCGGCGCTCTCAGAAGGCGGCGAGATTTTTATGCCAATCCAGGAGACGTTCTTTGCCTTCCGGTTTGCGATGGTGCGGGATAAGTTTGGAGCTTCGTGGATGATCCTGCGCGAGCGTCCGCCACAGTAG
- a CDS encoding YeiH family protein: protein MSANNAVVPPAPLAKDLSTAPAGLTGFLGLLPGILLLAVVGYGGKFIEQFIARYGKAHHLILPNIEYVLWAILIGLVIANTIGVPEIFRRGVATYEFWLKTGIVLLGARFILGDIAKLGGISLLLVFVEIALALTFMTWLGKRFNLAPKLVSLLSVGASVCGVSAIIATQGAIEADEEDSSYAIAAILALGAISLFIFPIVGHALHLSDHAYGVWTGLAVDNTAETAAAGALYSDAAGKVAVLTKTCRNALIGFVVLGYALYWASKGQAAGVQNKAAFLWSKFPKFVLGFLLISLLATVGFFSKPGLLALGNLSRWAFLLTFAGVGLRTSFRDLSKQGLRPFIVGAIGEIAIAVITLGLVWGADRVFHL from the coding sequence ATGTCAGCCAACAACGCCGTTGTCCCTCCAGCACCTCTCGCCAAAGACCTCTCCACGGCACCCGCCGGTCTGACTGGCTTCCTTGGCCTGCTTCCCGGGATTCTTCTCCTCGCCGTCGTCGGATATGGCGGCAAGTTTATCGAGCAGTTCATCGCCCGTTATGGCAAGGCCCATCATCTTATTCTGCCCAATATCGAGTACGTTTTATGGGCCATTCTGATCGGCCTCGTCATCGCCAATACCATCGGCGTTCCTGAGATCTTTCGCCGCGGTGTAGCCACCTACGAGTTCTGGCTCAAAACCGGAATCGTCCTCCTTGGTGCCCGCTTCATCCTTGGCGATATCGCCAAACTCGGCGGCATCTCTCTTCTTCTCGTCTTCGTCGAGATCGCCCTGGCTCTCACCTTCATGACCTGGCTCGGCAAACGCTTCAACCTCGCCCCAAAGCTTGTCTCACTACTCTCGGTCGGTGCATCCGTCTGCGGCGTCTCCGCCATCATTGCCACCCAGGGAGCCATCGAAGCCGACGAAGAAGACTCGTCTTACGCCATCGCCGCCATCCTCGCTCTCGGTGCCATCTCGCTCTTCATCTTCCCCATCGTCGGCCACGCACTTCACCTCAGCGATCATGCGTATGGTGTCTGGACCGGGCTCGCCGTCGATAACACGGCAGAAACCGCCGCCGCAGGCGCACTCTATTCCGACGCCGCAGGCAAGGTCGCGGTCCTCACCAAAACCTGCCGCAACGCCCTCATCGGTTTTGTCGTTCTCGGCTACGCCCTTTATTGGGCATCCAAAGGACAGGCTGCAGGAGTCCAGAACAAAGCGGCGTTCCTGTGGAGCAAGTTCCCCAAATTCGTCCTCGGCTTTCTGCTGATCTCTTTACTCGCCACAGTTGGATTCTTCTCAAAGCCTGGCCTTCTCGCACTCGGCAATCTCTCCCGCTGGGCCTTTCTGCTCACCTTCGCCGGAGTAGGCCTGCGTACCAGCTTCCGCGATCTCAGCAAACAAGGCCTCCGTCCCTTCATCGTAGGAGCCATCGGCGAAATCGCCATCGCCGTCATCACGCTTGGTCTCGTCTGGGGTGCGGATCGAGTCTTTCATCTCTAA
- a CDS encoding iron-containing redox enzyme family protein, with amino-acid sequence MMPTSNSELLWSKIRLAEPRLNAASNRFWTHPDLAELVPPFLVQLHRVMQGGITLMRVARDRAASLDDDAVAAVLVPYLEEHIIEEQDHDAWLLDDIGTLGISPRDVAIAMPLDSVVSLLGAQYFWALNMHPVAVFGYLIVLEGKPPIASQLKAIQRRTGLPATAFRCLMEHADNDPHHIAELNETLDKMLLTAEHQEYVALSAFHTIDAVASVFEELMEAHTASKSTLEALSPVYG; translated from the coding sequence ATGATGCCCACCTCAAACAGCGAACTTCTCTGGAGCAAAATCCGTCTGGCAGAGCCCAGACTCAACGCTGCGAGCAATAGGTTCTGGACACATCCAGACCTGGCGGAGCTTGTGCCTCCTTTTCTGGTGCAACTCCATCGAGTGATGCAGGGTGGAATTACGCTGATGCGCGTAGCGCGTGATCGCGCAGCCTCTCTTGATGACGATGCCGTTGCAGCGGTCCTGGTTCCCTACCTCGAAGAACACATCATCGAAGAACAAGACCATGACGCATGGTTGCTGGATGACATTGGAACGCTCGGAATATCACCGCGAGACGTTGCCATCGCGATGCCCCTTGATTCCGTCGTCTCTCTGCTGGGAGCCCAGTATTTCTGGGCATTGAATATGCATCCTGTCGCTGTTTTCGGCTACCTGATTGTGCTGGAGGGCAAGCCGCCCATCGCCTCGCAGCTTAAAGCTATCCAACGACGCACCGGCCTTCCGGCAACCGCATTTCGATGCCTGATGGAGCACGCCGATAATGATCCGCATCATATTGCGGAACTCAACGAAACGCTCGACAAGATGCTCCTCACGGCCGAACATCAGGAGTATGTTGCATTAAGCGCATTCCACACGATCGATGCAGTCGCATCCGTCTTCGAAGAGTTGATGGAAGCGCACACGGCTTCGAAGAGTACACTCGAAGCACTCTCTCCGGTTTATGGTTGA
- the mscL gene encoding large conductance mechanosensitive channel protein MscL yields MLKGFRDFILRGNVIDLAVAVIIGGAFSAITKSLVDDVIMPLIAAVVGKPDFSALVFTVGTTPIKYGSFLTACINFLLIAFVVYFFLVLPVQKLLTRLKGPEAAATKACPECLSDIPVGAHRCKFCGQPVA; encoded by the coding sequence ATGCTCAAAGGCTTTCGCGACTTTATACTTCGGGGAAACGTTATCGATCTGGCAGTCGCCGTAATTATCGGCGGAGCTTTTTCTGCGATTACCAAATCGTTAGTAGATGACGTCATCATGCCGCTCATCGCAGCAGTCGTAGGCAAACCCGACTTCTCTGCTCTTGTCTTTACTGTCGGAACAACGCCCATCAAATACGGCAGCTTTCTGACGGCCTGCATCAACTTCCTGCTTATCGCCTTCGTGGTGTACTTCTTCCTCGTCCTGCCGGTGCAGAAGCTTCTGACCCGCCTTAAAGGCCCTGAAGCAGCAGCCACCAAGGCATGCCCGGAGTGCCTCTCCGATATTCCCGTCGGAGCTCACCGCTGCAAATTCTGCGGCCAGCCTGTCGCTTAG
- a CDS encoding M28 family metallopeptidase — translation MRAVRFLSCSLIVATLSASAQTSHVFGYRDFSQQAKWDAAFLAVPDAKLAGEHLKTLTAAPHWASSPEDYATAVYVADKFKAAGLDTKIVPYKVRLNKPIKIEIEAFDENGKKLMSGPTPEHVDPKKYGGDPFQDDPRVLPAFNGSSPSGDVTAEVVYANYGTLADFKKLADLGVSVKDKIVLVRYGGNFRGVKVYIAQQFGAKGVLIYSDPADDGYFRGDVYPKGPFRPETAVQRGSVQFLPIYPGDSETPGFASTEDLAQSKRVDPKGNEANIPANPLSYKDAMPILKALGGPESPRAWQGALPFTYHLGGSNTGKVTVHMHLEQDIADRTIWDVIGVIPGTDKAQKDDWVIAGNHRDAWVYGAVDPNSGTAAMLETVHGLGELLKQGWRPKRTIVIGSWDAEEEGLIGSTEWAEDNAARLAHAVAYFNTDVGVSGSEFKAAAVPSLKQFVREVAKQVPSPKGGTVYDQWKSTQLAEVDRRAAAAGHANADTENEVRVGNLGSGSDYTPFIQHLGVPSTDIGSEGPYGVYHSVFDNYNWFVKFADPTFVYEQQQARVFGLEILHMADADVLPYDYQVYGKEIVGYLEAAQKQANSAKLTLDFGPALTAARRFEAAGTTVRTRQATPSTNAAGMNKALRDAETALLSEAGLPHRPWYKHLIYAPGEYTGYAAVVIPGVNEAISAPDALRAQAQLGALTDALNRSSTILETAK, via the coding sequence TTGCGCGCTGTCCGTTTTCTGTCCTGCTCTCTTATCGTTGCGACTCTCTCTGCTTCGGCCCAAACATCTCACGTCTTCGGCTATCGCGATTTCTCGCAGCAGGCAAAGTGGGATGCTGCTTTTCTGGCAGTTCCCGACGCAAAGCTGGCAGGCGAGCACCTGAAAACACTCACGGCAGCCCCCCACTGGGCCAGCTCGCCGGAAGATTATGCAACCGCCGTCTACGTCGCCGATAAGTTCAAGGCCGCCGGTCTCGATACGAAGATCGTCCCGTATAAAGTAAGGCTCAATAAGCCGATCAAGATTGAGATCGAGGCCTTCGACGAGAACGGCAAGAAGCTGATGTCGGGGCCGACACCAGAGCACGTTGATCCGAAAAAATACGGCGGCGATCCTTTTCAGGACGACCCCCGTGTCTTGCCTGCCTTCAACGGGTCCTCGCCTTCAGGCGACGTAACCGCCGAAGTGGTCTACGCTAACTACGGCACGCTCGCGGACTTCAAGAAGCTCGCCGATCTGGGTGTCAGCGTCAAGGACAAGATTGTTCTCGTCCGCTATGGCGGGAACTTTCGCGGCGTGAAGGTTTACATCGCGCAGCAGTTCGGAGCCAAGGGAGTTCTGATCTACTCGGATCCCGCCGATGACGGCTACTTCCGCGGCGACGTTTATCCGAAAGGCCCCTTCCGTCCAGAGACGGCCGTGCAGCGTGGCTCGGTGCAGTTTCTCCCCATCTATCCAGGCGATTCCGAGACGCCAGGCTTCGCCTCGACCGAAGATCTTGCTCAGTCGAAGCGTGTGGACCCGAAGGGGAATGAAGCCAACATCCCGGCGAACCCGCTCTCCTATAAGGATGCGATGCCGATTCTCAAGGCACTGGGCGGTCCGGAATCTCCCCGCGCCTGGCAAGGAGCGCTCCCCTTCACCTATCACCTCGGTGGCAGCAACACGGGCAAGGTGACGGTCCACATGCACCTTGAACAGGACATCGCCGATCGAACCATCTGGGACGTTATTGGCGTCATACCCGGAACCGACAAGGCGCAGAAGGATGATTGGGTGATTGCAGGAAATCATCGCGATGCATGGGTCTACGGAGCCGTTGACCCTAACTCCGGCACAGCTGCGATGCTGGAGACAGTGCATGGCCTGGGCGAGCTGCTGAAACAGGGCTGGCGTCCAAAGCGCACGATTGTAATCGGCTCATGGGACGCGGAAGAAGAAGGGCTGATCGGCTCTACCGAATGGGCGGAAGACAATGCAGCGCGACTTGCGCACGCAGTAGCCTACTTCAATACGGATGTGGGCGTTTCTGGCTCTGAATTTAAAGCTGCTGCCGTCCCGTCGCTTAAGCAGTTCGTCCGTGAGGTCGCAAAGCAGGTTCCTTCTCCCAAAGGCGGCACGGTCTACGATCAATGGAAGAGCACGCAGCTGGCCGAGGTGGATCGCCGTGCAGCAGCGGCTGGGCACGCGAACGCCGACACAGAGAACGAAGTTCGTGTCGGAAATCTTGGCTCCGGCTCGGACTACACACCGTTTATTCAGCACCTTGGCGTGCCGTCGACTGATATCGGTTCGGAAGGACCCTATGGGGTCTATCACTCGGTGTTCGATAACTACAACTGGTTCGTGAAGTTTGCCGATCCGACATTTGTGTATGAGCAACAGCAGGCACGTGTCTTCGGCCTGGAGATTCTGCATATGGCGGATGCCGATGTACTGCCGTATGACTATCAGGTCTACGGCAAGGAGATCGTTGGCTATCTTGAAGCTGCGCAGAAGCAGGCCAACTCCGCCAAGCTCACGTTGGACTTCGGACCAGCACTTACCGCTGCAAGGCGATTCGAAGCGGCGGGGACAACCGTCCGAACACGCCAGGCGACGCCCTCGACTAATGCAGCCGGTATGAATAAGGCGTTGCGCGATGCGGAGACAGCTCTTCTAAGTGAAGCAGGGCTGCCGCATCGGCCGTGGTATAAGCACCTAATCTATGCCCCGGGCGAGTATACCGGTTATGCTGCCGTCGTCATTCCAGGAGTCAATGAAGCGATCAGCGCTCCAGACGCATTACGAGCCCAGGCACAACTGGGAGCGCTCACCGATGCGCTGAATCGCTCCTCCACTATTCTGGAAACGGCAAAGTAA
- a CDS encoding sugar porter family MFS transporter, producing MSSQNRSFYLLAKSALTGALGGLLFGFDTAVISGVTHSLQLHYALTEGEKGFTVAIALYGTVLGAIFAGPLGQKIGSRAALRIMAVLYVISSLGCAFAGPWWTFLFFRFLGGLGIGGSSVLGPVYIAELAPAKWRGRLVGLFQINIVIGILLAYLSNAVVAHFALGAIEWRVQLGVGVLPAMLFMALLYTVPHSSRWLISQNRLDEAYRILAEFGSPDSQAEVDAIAASIRAEGGTAQHSLFQSRYAKLIFLAVSIGLFNQLSGINAILYYLNDIFGFAGFSSVSGNVQAVFVGLANLVFTLIGIAIIDKIGRKPLLLIGAVGTCLALSGVAWVFHTNSHLHLLLPFLVFFIASFALSQGAVIWVYLSEVFPTNVRSKGQSLGSSSHWIANGIIANIFPYVAAYSKAMPFAFFAAMMVVQFFTVLIFYPETKGQTLEGMQAHLGLH from the coding sequence ATGAGCTCACAGAACCGCTCCTTCTACCTCCTCGCCAAAAGCGCTCTTACCGGAGCCCTCGGAGGCCTGCTCTTCGGCTTCGATACCGCCGTCATCTCCGGCGTCACGCACTCGCTCCAGCTTCACTACGCGCTCACAGAAGGCGAAAAAGGATTCACCGTCGCCATCGCGCTCTACGGCACCGTCCTCGGGGCCATCTTCGCCGGGCCTCTCGGCCAGAAGATCGGCAGCCGCGCCGCGCTGCGCATCATGGCTGTGCTCTACGTCATCTCCTCTCTCGGCTGCGCCTTCGCCGGTCCCTGGTGGACCTTCCTCTTCTTCCGCTTCCTCGGCGGACTCGGCATCGGAGGCTCATCCGTCCTCGGCCCCGTCTACATCGCCGAACTCGCCCCGGCCAAGTGGCGCGGACGCCTTGTCGGCCTCTTCCAGATCAACATCGTCATCGGCATCCTGCTCGCCTACCTGTCGAACGCCGTCGTCGCGCACTTCGCGCTCGGCGCGATCGAGTGGCGCGTCCAGCTCGGCGTCGGCGTCCTGCCCGCCATGCTCTTCATGGCGCTGCTCTACACCGTGCCGCACTCCTCGCGCTGGCTCATCTCGCAAAACCGCCTCGACGAGGCCTACCGCATCCTCGCCGAATTCGGCTCACCCGACTCGCAGGCCGAAGTCGACGCCATCGCCGCCTCCATCCGCGCCGAAGGCGGAACCGCCCAGCATTCGCTCTTCCAGTCGCGCTACGCCAAACTGATCTTCCTCGCCGTCTCCATCGGCCTCTTCAACCAGCTCTCCGGCATCAACGCCATCCTTTACTACCTCAACGACATCTTCGGCTTCGCCGGCTTCAGCTCCGTCTCCGGCAACGTGCAGGCCGTCTTCGTCGGACTCGCCAACCTCGTCTTCACCCTCATCGGCATCGCCATCATCGACAAGATTGGCCGCAAGCCTCTCCTCCTCATCGGAGCCGTCGGCACCTGCCTCGCCCTCTCCGGCGTTGCCTGGGTCTTCCACACCAACTCGCACCTCCATCTCCTGCTGCCCTTCCTCGTCTTCTTCATCGCCTCCTTCGCCCTCTCGCAGGGAGCCGTCATCTGGGTCTATCTCTCCGAAGTCTTCCCCACCAACGTCCGCTCCAAAGGACAGTCCCTCGGCTCCTCCTCACACTGGATCGCCAACGGCATCATCGCCAACATCTTCCCCTACGTAGCCGCCTACTCCAAGGCGATGCCCTTCGCCTTCTTCGCCGCCATGATGGTCGTGCAGTTCTTCACCGTCCTCATCTTTTACCCCGAAACCAAGGGACAGACGCTCGAGGGCATGCAGGCTCACCTCGGCCTGCACTAA
- the pyrE gene encoding orotate phosphoribosyltransferase, translating to MSTDNRTALLNLIATHSFRLGDFTLASGQKSDYYIDCRTTTLHAEGGRLSGLLLYDLIREHFPQAEAVGGLTMGADPLVSNTASASAWHFHQHHHNRPPHDNELVHGFLVRKAEKMHGTGRRLEGFHKIGAHVVIVDDVCTTGGSTITAIESTQESGMNVIGVLCLVDREQGGRANIEAAVPHAPFHALFTANDVRAAHIALKQP from the coding sequence ATGTCCACCGACAACCGTACCGCCCTGTTGAATCTGATCGCGACCCACTCCTTCCGCCTCGGCGACTTCACTCTCGCCAGCGGCCAGAAGTCCGACTACTACATCGACTGCCGCACCACCACGCTGCACGCCGAAGGCGGCCGCCTCTCCGGCCTGCTTCTCTACGATCTCATCCGCGAGCACTTCCCTCAGGCCGAAGCCGTCGGCGGACTCACCATGGGAGCCGACCCGCTCGTCTCGAACACGGCCTCGGCTAGCGCATGGCACTTCCACCAGCACCACCACAACCGCCCGCCGCACGACAACGAGCTGGTTCACGGCTTCCTCGTCCGCAAAGCCGAAAAAATGCACGGAACCGGACGCCGCCTCGAAGGCTTCCACAAGATCGGCGCGCACGTCGTCATCGTCGACGATGTCTGCACCACAGGCGGCTCAACAATCACCGCCATTGAGTCCACGCAGGAATCCGGCATGAACGTCATCGGCGTCCTCTGCCTCGTCGATCGCGAACAAGGTGGCCGAGCCAACATCGAAGCCGCAGTCCCACACGCGCCGTTCCACGCCCTCTTCACCGCGAACGACGTCCGCGCCGCGCATATTGCCTTGAAACAGCCATGA
- a CDS encoding YciI family protein — protein MRFAILIKATPTSEAGGTPDAKILEAMGKFNEELAAAGIMLSGEGLQSSSKGARVTFSGDKRTVHDGPFAETKELVAGFWIWQCKSLDEAIAWVKRCPNPFNEESEIEIRQVFELEDFGDEVTHKLRESEERLRAELAARKPN, from the coding sequence ATGCGTTTCGCCATCCTCATCAAAGCCACCCCCACCTCCGAAGCCGGAGGCACGCCCGACGCCAAGATCCTCGAAGCCATGGGCAAGTTCAACGAAGAGCTCGCCGCCGCCGGCATCATGCTCTCCGGCGAAGGCCTCCAGTCCAGCTCCAAGGGCGCGCGCGTCACCTTCAGCGGCGACAAGCGCACCGTTCACGACGGCCCATTCGCCGAGACAAAAGAACTCGTCGCCGGTTTCTGGATCTGGCAGTGCAAGTCGCTCGACGAAGCTATCGCCTGGGTTAAGCGCTGCCCTAACCCGTTCAACGAAGAGAGCGAGATCGAGATCCGCCAGGTCTTCGAGCTCGAAGACTTCGGTGACGAGGTCACACACAAGTTACGTGAGAGTGAAGAGCGCCTCCGCGCCGAACTCGCCGCACGCAAGCCAAACTAA